CCACTTAGCCCATTGGCTGGGTTTAGCGCTAACAAAACAGCGGAGATAAGTCTCCAAACACCGATTAACGACATCTGTTTGGCCATCCGATTGAGGATGGTAGGCTGTATTGTGCTTCAAGGCTGTCCCCTGCAATCTGAATAATTCCTTCCAAAAAAGACTCAAGAATATCTTGTCCCTATCCGAGACAATGGAACGAGGAGTACCATGAAGTTTAACAACTTCCCGTACAAAAACTGTAGCTACTGTCACGGCTGTAAAGGGATGTCGAAGAGGGATAAAGTGTTCAGACTTGCTCAACCTGTCTACTACCACCAAAATAGAATCAAACCCATTCGACAATGGCAGTCCTTCAATGAAATCCATAGAAATGTCGTCCCAAACTTGCTCCGGAATAGGTAAGGGTTGCAATAACCCAGCTGGGGATTGGGCGAGGTATTTGTGCTGCTGACAAACGACACACTCAACCACAAAACGCTGAACATCCTTGCGCATGCCTTGCTGAAGACCCCTGAGTGACCAGCCACACGACTGCAATGATATTCTTGTAACAATAGAGGAATAAAAGGAGACGACGACGGTAGCACAAGCCTGTCACGAAACTTAAGGCACCCTTGCACCAAAGTGAACCCCCCGCATGGCTGCCCCAACGCTAACTCCTTCATCACCTTTGCTAGCGCTGGGTCCCCCGCAACATGGGCTTTCAGATCAGGAATAGACAGTACATTCGGTACTGAAATGGCAGCAAGAGAAATCTCATAATGGACCCTCGATAAGGCGTCAACGGCCTTGTTCTGCAATCCAGGTCTGTATTGAATGTCGAAATCATATCCTAAGATTTTGGTGAGCCATTTCTGATGTTCCGAAGCCACCAGCCGCTGCTCTAGAAAATATTTCAAGCTTCGCTGGTCTATTCTGACCAAAAACTTACGCCTCAGAAGGTAAGGTCTCCATTTCAGTATAGCAAGAACTATCGCCATCAATTCCCGCTCATACATAGATTTTTGCGTGCTCGAGATGATAACACTTGACTGTAAAAAGCGATTGGTCTGCCATTTTGCATTAACACAGCCCCAAGACCCACTCCCGAAGCATCTGCCTCCAACACAAATGGTTCTGAAAAATTGGGCAACGCCAAAACGGAACCGAGCACAAGGCTTTCTTAAGCTTCCCGAAAGCTTCTTGAGCCTCAACCGACCAATCAAACGCATCTTTTTTGAGCTGATCTGTCAAAGGCTTCGCAATGGTACCATAGCCTTTGACAAACTTTCGATAGTAACCCATGAGATCCAAAAATCCCCGTAAGCCTTTGATTGTCTGCGGAACAGGCCAGCTGTCCATGGCCTCGATCTGGCTCGGGTCAGCCGACACCTCTTGTACCAAAATGATGTGACCGAGATACTCCACTTGTTCTTGAGCAAACATACACTTTTTATTATTGGTGTACAACTGATGTTGTTGAAGGCGCTGCAACACCAAGGTGAGATGTTGAACATGCTCCTCCAATGAAGCACTATAAACCAATATATCATAAAAAAACACCAGGAAAAACTTCCTCAAGTAATCGCGAAAAACCTCGTTCATATGTGCTTagaaagttgctggggcatttgtGAGGCCAAAAGGCATGACAAGGAACTCGTAATGTCCCTCGTGAGTCCGAAAAGTTGTCTTCTCCACATCTCGAGTCGTCACGCGAATCTGGTGATATCCTGACTTCAAATCCAACTTGGAGAAAATCTTAGCCCCATGAAGCTCATCTAACAACTCATCGATCGCCGGAATTGGAAACTTATCAGCCACCGTTTCCCGATTCAAAGCTCTATAATCCATGCAAAAATGCCaactcccatccttcttcttgacaagtCACACTGGGCTCAAAAAAGGACTAGTGCTTGGGCGAATTATACCTGCTTGTAGCATCTCAGACACCAACCTCTCAATCTCGTCCTTTTGAACTTGCGCATACCGATATGGGCATACTGAAATAGGCCCCGCTCCTGGTCGAAGTGTAATGGCATGCTCACGGGTGCGACTAGGTGGTAGTCCCCTGGGCATGGCAAACACCTCCCCAAACTCCTGAAGCGCGCTGCCTATTGCCGAGGGAACCCGTTGCTGCTCGAGTGGTGTCTCCATTGACAAAGCCCCAAAATGTACCCAAAACCCCTGAGCCTCCTTCTCCACTGATAACATCATTGCTTTGAGCGAAATAGGCAATTTGCACAGGCTGGGATCACCTTGCAAGGTTACCCCATACCCCTGCCATTTCGAACTTCATCACTAATGTGAACCAATTGACTTGCATATTGCCAAGGGTTTCCAACCACTTAATGTCCAAAATCACATCTGCTCCCCCCAACTCCAATGGTAAGAAATCGGTCACCACACACAAAGTCCCCAAATCCAGCTCAACTTGGGCACAAATCCCTTCTGTCCTAACCTTGCCTCCGGTGCCTAACAATACTCCATAACATGATGTAGCTATGATTGGGATACCCGTAGCTGATACCACGTCCATAGAAATGAAGTTGTGGGTAGCCCCACTATCAATCAAGACAGTAACTGGTTGCTGCCCAATGTGGCCAGCAAGCTTCATGGTGTGTGCCGATGTGATGCCCACTAAGGAGTTAAGCGATAGAGTGGCTAGAGTTTCTTCAGTACCCACGGTTTTCCCCGAATCAGGTGATGGCGGCGGGGACTCCTCATGTAAAGTCGAATCATCCTCATCCATCACTAGTAAAACTTGCAATAGTTTCTGATCACACTCATGCCCTCGAAAAAACTTTTTATCACATTTGAAACAAACCCCACAGGCTTTCTTATCCTGGTATTCCGCCTCCGTGAGGCGACAGAATGGCAGTTTCTGCAGTGGAGGAGTAGGCGGCCGAGGCTGAATTGACGGTTCCGAAGAAGAGGATGTTGTGACTGGAGGCGTAAGAGAACGTCTACTGAACGGGTTTATGGTTTGTCTGAAATGTGTAATTGGGCTCAAAGTCGTCTTGGGCAGAGTGGGCCGCGACTGAGGGCCCATGTGCAGCAATTGATGGCCTTCTTCCACTCGTTGGGCCGTCTCCATGAGCTGGGCCAAACCCACTAGTTGGAGGATATGCAGGGCAACTTTGATGTCTTCCTTGAGCCCCCGCATGAAGCTCCCTTCGAGGATATGGTCTGGTACATCTGGTATCCGAGAAGCTAGGAGCTCCCAACGAACTCTATAGTCCTTCACAGTCGTTTTTTGAGTAATGGACATCAACTCTTCGGAGAGGGAGCCGACTGGAGCAGCTCAGAAACGCAAGATGATGAGTTTCTTCAATGTTGCCCAAGAGGTGATCGGTTGGCGTTGGTTTTCCCATTGAAACCAGTGAGAGTACCCTCATCCAAACCCACAGTGGTGGTTTCCAACATTAATTGCTCAGACATTCGTGTGAGCAAGAAGTATCTCTCAGCTCGATAAATCCAACCATCGGGATTATTTCCACTGAACAAAGAAAGCTCCATTCGAGGCGGCCGGTAATCCTGCCCAACACTTTGACAGGAGAAGTAAGAGTCCATCGGAACCGAGGGTGGTGGTGGTGCCGATCCATACACAGGCAGAACCGGAGCAGACGGTAACCCCGACGAAATGGGAGTTGTTGTTGACGAAATTTCCCCTTCCAACGCTCGACGAAGTCGATCTACACTAGCCGCCGTGGTGTCGTTATTGGGCTTGCCTGGAGCTTGAAGTAGCTGAGCTAAATGGGTAACTAAGTAGTCCATCTTCTTTTCCATGGCCGGCAATGGTTGAACCTCGGTTTTCAGCGATTCTAATTCCTTGGGAATGTGTTGAAACTCAGTCCGAACTACTTGCATCTCCCAACAGACCTCCGACTGAATCGCCTCCACCCTTTCTTTCAAGACTTCCCACTGAGAATCCTTTTTGGGATCCATGTCGATCGagtgctctgataccacttgatAGGTTAGACCTGCAAGCTGTTAGCCAAACAGAGAAATTGGAGAGagttgaagaagaaaagaatgcATCAATATTGCACACCAAGAAATTCGAGAGCCTGGTCTCTCCCTTTTGGTTACAACTCCacaaaaaaaatcacaaagaacTAACAGCTCATACTCTTTCTATTAATACTCCTCCCTACCTTGATAACGTTCACCCTAGCCACACAAAGGCCTAACCCACCTAACTAACTCAGTAACAATACTAATCCCCTACTGCTCCTTCACCCTTGCCTCTCCTGCTCCTCCTAGCATACACATAAGTAATAGGTGGCCTATCAAAAGCTTCTACATTTTTCTGGTGATGTAGGGTTGGTTTGAATTGAAGAGGAAATGATTCATCACATTGAAGCCATAAGCCAGGTTGTTCccttatttaattatatatgatatttattaaACTTTTGGTCTTCTGTATTATATTAGCATGTTGGAACTATTCGTtgaaataatcacatttattttTGGTATATTTAGTTCTCTCAATATTTCTTTTAGTCAATCATATATGTATTcatactgaaaaaaaaaattatatgtgatCTTTGATTGTGTATTTATGGTAGAAAATATATATGTGGCGTCTCTCTTTCACTTTATCTCTCTATAGTTTCCATAATACAAAatcaaattatataaatataagatgttAGAAGAAACAATGAGATTTCTTCTATTGAAGATTTGTTTCAGTATTTACAGAAGATGCTCAACACTCCATATTCTTCAGAGTTTCTTCTACATAACTCATTTTTAGAAATTGAAGGTTAGATTTTCATTGCATTTCTGTTTGTTGTTaggattttatattttgtttccaactttttaaatttttattgattatataaccttaaaataaacttaaacttaaattttTGGAGTTTCCTTTTAAGAAAACTGATATATGTTCATCATAGTATGGATAAGTGTCggtttatattatttaaaaaaatttagaattaattttattagaaaaagtATATTATAATAGAAAactataaaatatattatatgtaacTTCCTTTTCAAATTCTCTGGTGGGTTTTTCTAAGATTCAAAGATAATTTGATACATAATTATATTACTTctgatataaatattatatatatagatgtccataataatgaaaaatCATTAAGTTATCTAAACTAAAATATCAACAttaaatttttattgtatttagagTAGTTACCAAATTTCCTTATGGTTTATTTATCTGTATTAATAAGGGTCATTCACCCATTGAAAGggtcatcaatattttgtaagactaggcgatgtgcttcatctctatcagatttatttacttcagaaacaacaccacctctatcacctttacttatttcaaactcaattttagaaaaatattgtCCGATTCTCGCAACACCTGATAAGTATTTTGAGCAAaactccattgcttcttcaacgatgtAGGCTTCAACAATGCAACCCTCAAGTCTaattctatttctaacataaccttttaaaaTATTCATATACcattcaaatgggtacatccatctcaagtatattggtccacacaattttacctctctcaccaaatgaactattaaatgaaccattatgtaaaaaaatgaaggtgggaaatactgctccaactcacacatagttatcACGAGATTTGTTTGAAGATTTTCCAACTTTGACATatctaccactttacaacaaatagatttaaagaaTAAGCATAGTTTGGTAATTACATATCGAACTTTTTTGGGTAACACAAAACGGATAGCTACTggtagaagatgttcaagtagtgtatgatggtcatgagacttcattccaactaaattcaaaattttcatatctacCAGAGAAGAAATATTTAAAGAATAACCTTCCGGTACTTTCACATTCGAAAAAGAATGACATACAATTTGTTTTTCTTCCTTAGACAGGGTATAACACACAGgtggtaaatatgttcgtctctcaccaatctcttgttgttacttactgcgtatacccattacttttaaatccaaccgagttttaattccatccttactccgaccaggaatattcaacaatgtAGTAATTAAGCTTTCCAAcacgtttttctcaatgtgcatcacATCCAAGTTATGCCGCAAAACCAAATGCTCCTAGTATTCAAGCTAAgaaaaatagatttcttcttctgacaacctgtcgcaccatctacaacctcctttttttcacgtctaacattttttctctgttttttatAATTTCTAGGCTTACCAAACTTGCATTGGACTTTAttcaactttgttaacaattttcctccaagtaaaggtggtggagcctttccaaattcagGTTTACCATTGAAGGCATCTGTCCAACTTCGAAATTTATGTTCTTCGGATAAGAACTTTTGGTGTCCCATATAAAAAATCTTTCTataatgttttaaatatttagaatGACTCCCctcttcacaaatgggacatgcTTTGTACCCTTTCACACCAAATCTTgaaagattacctaaggctggaaaatcattaattgtccacaacaacactgctttaacattaaaattttctttcttataagcatcgtaaatattaaccccctcataccacaatgtgctcaaatcatcaattaaaggagctaggtatacatcaatatcatttctaggttgtttaggaccagatatcaacaaggtcaacatggtaaacttcctcttTATACACAGCCATGGTGGTAGATTATAAATGACTAGcattacaggccaacaactatatttactactaagggaaCTGTATGGATTAAATTCGTCGGTAGAAAGACCCAAACGATTATTCCTCGGTTCATTGCCAAATTCAGGCCATTTAACATCTACTGTTTTCCAAGTTCGtaagtcagctggatgtcttagcttACCATCCTTTGCTCTATCTTTGGCAtaccaaattaaatttttatcataatcatcatttcgATACAACCGGACCAAACGAGGTATCGGtggtagataccataaaacctttgcagggacacattttctaactgcatctgaatattttttcttttgccatctagactcgccacatgtTGGACATGCAATTGCGtcaacaaatctctttcgatataagatgTAATCGTTAGGCCAAGCATGTactttttcatattgcatgcctaacgaacACAATGTATTCTTTGCTTTATAAAATGAAGACGACATTTCATTACCTTCTGataataattctcctaaaaatgctaacaactctgtcattcccttatcacgccacccatgtttggcttttaagttacACAACCTAATCAGTGTTGATAATTTAGTGCACCTTGTACAATTAGGAAAAATaggtttctcagcatcttctaagattgactgaaatttaattggatccacatgtgattcatattgtgaATCATCAATCATTTGTCCAATATCATCAGCTTCATAATCCACatcaaaataattattattcttaGACGGTCCCTCATCAGTGACTTTCATTATTTCTCTgtgcaaaaaccatactttataacttttgtctattccattcctaaataagtgattttttattttaaaaattggcatcctGACAACGTTACCATACTTAACACAATGAGAatgaatactattaggagattgagtatttcttgcactAAATTGCATGAAAAACTCAACTCTATTCCTATATTTCACGAATAACCTATTCGTcgacatccaatctctatccattgtcaaacttcacaaaaaaaaaaaaaaaaacaaacaaacaaagcaacaaatattaacaattaggttcgtggattacctaattgacaagtaaataagggaaacaatatgtccaaaaaacaTTGGGCAttatttcccctatttctatcacatttcccaaatttaaaacgtGAATGTATACAACACATGATATACACAAAAGTATTCAACagatcaatcaaacatgcataattctcatattactaaatctttaaaaaaaaaatgggccACATTTCCCCTacttctatcacatttcccaaaatttaaataaacatatattcatcacataaacacaacaaaccaattaatcaatcaaacatgcataattacagccttatatcaccgcatCACACACTCTTAGAACCTATCTCCAGTATTTTATAATTCctacattccactaagttcaatatcttaattatacattaaggtttaaaatattatctctaatataaaatcctccaaagcttgatctcaacaacaaagttgtcaacaaaatacatattcaaatataacaataaacaaaaaactaataaaaagttgacaaaatataaagaaaaatatattaaagctatattctaactaaataaacaataaagtgcttaaagaaaataaataatttattatatgtactcatttaaatacttaaatccgaaatgaaaaaaaaaattattgaaaaacttaacaaatcaaataaaaaaaatctactataaatatcctaactaaatcaataataaaatataacttaaataaaacaaacaatttaaaatatatatatatatatatatatacatattgaaacaattaaacccaaaatttgaaaacaaatttaaaaagttaacaaaatataaagaaaaatttactcaaaatattcaaactaaataattaataaagtagaacttatacaaaatatatatgttaatacatatactcatttacataagtaaagccgaaattatattaaatttaaaaaaattgaaaaaattaataaaaaataaataaattataattaaaaaatctaaaatattaaaatgaaaagtttaaacctaaaaaaattacaca
The genomic region above belongs to Humulus lupulus chromosome 1, drHumLupu1.1, whole genome shotgun sequence and contains:
- the LOC133820210 gene encoding uncharacterized mitochondrial protein AtMg00860-like, with translation MNEVFRDYLRKFFLVFFYDILVYSASLEEHVQHLTLVLQRLQQHQLYTNNKKCMFAQEQVEYLGHIILVQEVSADPSQIEAMDSWPVPQTIKGLRGFLDLMGYYRKFVKGYGTIAKPLTDQLKKDAFDWSVEAQEAFGKLKKALCSVPFWRCPIFQNHLCWRQMLREWVLGLC